A part of Salvelinus sp. IW2-2015 linkage group LG16, ASM291031v2, whole genome shotgun sequence genomic DNA contains:
- the LOC111975361 gene encoding zinc finger matrin-type protein 3 isoform X1 translates to MMALHVNNRDAYYQSADYYRNSQPLNYGDSSYYFSRLPGPESMLKPSLSLFGQQQPLFQPMPPTHTLGPPPQTLGPPPQTLGPPPQTLRPPPQTLGPPPQTLGPPPPVVVTPDPLRFPLSSLLSAKPPTHLQLVQGPPCPVPPSTAQATLSSRPQEKDAQIGATDQDATLEELCKPLYCKLCNVTLNSAQQAQAHYQGKNHSKKLRNFYAGSQQSPAIRIPEVIEPLSQQPLTTPPTDSATPKQPVSFMGASRVILATENDYCKLCDASFSSPAVAQAHYQGKNHSKRLRLAEAQQSSSILESTECVQRRARKEGSEYRFIKNRRTTQLPIAVPGPYYNPRPRQRIPRDLAMCVTPSGQFYCSMCNSGASEEADFRLHLESKQHKSKVSEQRYRSEMENLGYT, encoded by the exons ATGATGGCGTTACATGTCAACAATAGAGATGCTTACTATCAGAGTGCCGATTATTACAGAAATTCTCAGCCTTTGAACTATGGGGATAGCAGCTATTATTTTTCCCGATTACCAG GACCAGAGTCTATGCTGAAGCCTTCACTGAGCCTATTTGGCCAGCAGCAGCCACTGTTCCAGCCAATGCCTCCTACACATACCCTTGGACCCCCTCCACAGACCCTTGGACCCCCTCCACAGACCCTTGGACCCCCTCCACAGACCCTCAGACCCCCTCCACAGACCCTTGGACCCCCTCCACAGACCCTCGGACCCCCTCCACCAGTAGTAGTGACCCCGGACCCCCTCCGTTTCCCCCTCTCCAGTCTTCTGTCTGCCAAACCTCCCACTCACCTCCAGCTGGTGCAGGGGCCCCCCTGCCCTGTCCCACCTTCCACTGCCCAGGCGACCCTCAGCAGCAGGCCCCAGGAGAAAGATGCTCAGATCGGGGCCACAGACCAGGACGCTACCTTGGAGGAGCTGTGTAAGCCTCTGTACTGCAAACTGTGCAACGTCACCCTCAATTCTGCTCAGCAGGCACAGGCCCACTACCAG GGTAAAAACCACAGTAAGAAGCTGAGAAATTTCTATGCAGGGAGCCAGCAGTCACCTGCCATCAGGATTCCGGAGGTAATAGAGCCACTTTCCCAGCAACCCCTCACGACTCCACCAACTGACAGTGCAACTCCCAAACAG CCGGTGTCATTCATGGGTGCCAGCAGGGTGATCTTAGCCACGGAGAACGACTACTGCAAGCTGTGTGATGCCTCGTTCAGCTCCCCTGCCGTGGCTCAGGCACACTATCAGGGCAAGAACCATTCCAAGAGACTGCGGCTGGCTGAGGCCCAGCAGAGCAGTAGCATCCT AGAGTCGACTGAGTGTGTCCAGAGGCGTGCGAGGAAAGAGGGGAGCGAGTACAGGTTTATCAAGAACCGTAGGACCACACAGTTGCCTATTGCCGTGCCAG GCCCCTACTACAACCCCCGGCCCAGGCAGAGGATCCCCAGGGACCTGGCCATGTGTGTGACGCCCAGCGGCCAGTTCTACTGCTCCATGTGCAACTCTGGGGCCAGCGAGGAGGCCGACTTCCGCCTTCACCTGGAGAGCAAGCAGCACAAGAGCAAGGTGTCGGAGCAGCGCTACCGCAGCGAGATGGAGAATCTGGGCTACACTTAG
- the pik3ca gene encoding phosphatidylinositol 4,5-bisphosphate 3-kinase catalytic subunit alpha isoform isoform X1, with amino-acid sequence MPPRPSSGELWGIHLMPPRIFVDCLLPNGMILTLECLREATLITIKHEVFKEARKYPLHHLLQEETSYIFVSVTQEAEREEFYDETRRLCDLRLFQPFLKVIEPVGNREEKILNREIGFAIGMPVCEFDLVKDPEVQDFRRNILNVCKDSVELRDANGPHSRALYVYPPNVESTQELPKHIHGKLDKGQIIVVIWVIVSPNNDKQKYTLKINHDCVPEQVIAEAIRKKTRSMLLSPEQLKMCVQEYQGKYILKVCGCDEYLLEKFPLSQYKYVRSCIMLGRMPNLMLMAKDSLYSQLPMDNFTMPSYARRISTATPYMNGESSTKSLWTINGTLRIRVLCATYVNVNIRDIDKIYVRTGIYHGGEQMCDNVNTQRVPCSNPRWNEWLTYDMYIPDIPRAARLCLSICSVKGRKGAKEEHCPLAWGNVNLFDYTHTLVSGKMALNLWPVPHGLEDLLNPIGVTGSNPNKETPCLELEFDYFSSPVKFPDMTTVEGHANWTISRELGFNYCQSGQSNRVARDHALTDSDNEQLRQVCNRDPLSEITEQEKDFLWRHRHYCVNIPEILPKILLAVKWNSRDEVAQMYCLLKDWPAIKPEQAMELLDCNYPDPMIRDFAVRCLEKYLTDDKLSQYLIQLVQVLKYEQYLDNPLVRFLLKKALTNQRIGHFFFWHLKSEMHNKTVSQRFGLLLESYCRACGMYLKHLSRQVEAMEKLINLTDILKQEKKDETQKVQMKFLVEQMRRPDYMDALQNFTSPLNPAHQLGNIRLEECRIMSSAKRPLWLNWENPDIMSELLFQNNEIIFKNGDDLRQDMLTLQIIRIMENIWQNQGLDLRMLPYGCMSLGDCVGLIEVVRSSHTIMQIQCKGGLKGALQFNSSTLHQWLKDKNKGEMYDLAVDLFTRSCAGYCVATFILGIGDRHNSNIMVKDDGQLFHIDFGHFLDHKKKKFGYKRERVPFVLTQDFLIVISKGTQECTKTREFERFQEMCYKAYLAIRQHANLFINLFSMMLGSGMPELQSFDDIAYIRKTLALDKTEQEALDYFMKQMNDAHHGGWTTKMDWIFHTIRQHALN; translated from the exons ATGCCTCCTAGGCCTTCTTCTGGTGAATTATGGGGCATCCATTTGATGCCCCCCCGGATCTTTGTGGACTGCTTGTTGCCAAACGGGATGATCCTGACCCTCGAGTGCCTCCGTGAGGCTACGCTCATCACCATCAAACATGAAGTGTTCAAGGAGGCCAGGAAGTACCCCCTGCATCACCTACTACAGGAGGAGACCTCTTACATATTTGTCAGTGTTACGCAGGAGGCAGAGCGAGAGGAGTTCTACGATGAAACTAGGAGACTATGTGATCTCAGGCTCTTTCAGCCTTTTCTGAAGGTCATCGAACCGGTTGGTAACCGAGAGGAGAAAATTCTGAACAGAGAAATTG GATTCGCAATTGGTATGCCTGTTTGCGAGTTTGACTTAGTAAAGGACCCTGAGGTGCAGGACTTCAGGAGGAATATTCTTAACGTCTGTAAGGATTCAGTAGAACTCCGAGACGCCAATGGACCCCATAGTCGGGCTTTATATGTCTACCCTCCCAATGTTGAATCGACACAAGAACTTCCAAAGCACATCCATGGCAAACTGGACAAAG GTCAAATCATTGTAGTGATCTGGGTGATTGTCTCACCCAACAATGACAAGCAGAAATACACCCTGAAGATCAACCATGATTGTGTGCCAGAACAGGTGATAGCTGAGGCCATCAGGAAGAAGACCAGGAGCATGCTGTTGTCCCCTGAACAACTCAAGATGTGTGTGCAGGAGTACCAGGGCAAGTACATCCTCAAGGTGTGCGGCTGTGACGAGTACCTCCTGGAGAAAttccccctgagtcaatataag TATGTGAGGAGTTGCATCATGCTTGGCAGGATGCCCAACCTCATGCTGATGGCGAAGGATAGCCTTTATTCTCAGTTACCCATGGACAACTTCACCATGCCCTCGTACGCCCGGCGCATCTCCACCGCCACCCCGTACATGAACGGAGAGTCCTCCACCAAGTCTCTGTGGACCATCAACGGAACCCTGCGGATACGAGTGCTCTGTGCCACATATGTCAATGTGAACATTCGGGATATAGATAAG ATTTATGTGCGAACCGGCATCTACCATGGAGGGGAGCAGATGTGTGACAATGTGAACACGCAGCGTGTGCCATGCTCTAATCCCAG GTGGAACGAGTGGCTGACCTACGACATGTACATTCCCGACATCCCCCGGGCGGCCcgcctctgtctctccatctgctcTGTGAAAGGCAGGAAAGGGGCGAAGGAG GAGCACTGTCCACTGGCGTGGGGGAACGTCAACCTGTTTGACTACACTCACACCCTGGTCTCTGGTAAAATGGCTCTGAACCTGTGGCCTGTACCCCACGGCCTGGAGGACCTACTCAACCCCATCGGAGTCACAGGCTCCAACCCCAACAAG gaaactccTTGTCTAGAGCTGGAGTTTGACTACTTCAGCAGTCCTGTCAAGTTCCCAGACATGACCACCGTGGAGGGACATGCTAACTGGACCATATCCAGGGAGCTAGGTTTCAACTACTGCCAGTCAGGCCAG AGTAACAGAGTGGCGCGAGACCATGCCTTAACGGACAGTGATAACGAGCAGCTGAGACAGGTGTGCAACCGAGACCCCCTGTCTGAGATCACAGAGCAGGAGAAGGACTTCCTCTGGAGGCACAG GCACTACTGTGTAAATATACCTGAAATCCTGCCCAAGATCCTGCTGGCTGTGAAGTGGAACTCCAGAGATGAAGTAGCACAG ATGTATTGCCTTCTGAAGGATTGGCCAGCAATAAAACCAGAGCAAGCCATGGAGCTGCTGGATTGTAACTATCCAGACCCAATGATCCGTGACTTTGCTGTTCGGTGCCTTGAGAAGTACTTGACCGACGATAAACTCTCTCAGTACCTCATTCAGTTGGTCCAG GTTCTGAAATATGAGCAGTACCTTGATAACCCACTGGTACGATTTCTACTGAAAAAGGCCTTGACTAACCAAAGGATAGGACACTTCTTTTTCTGGCACTTAAA GTCCGAGATGCACAATAAGACGGTGAGTCAGCGGTTCGGCCTGCTGCTGGAGTCCTACTGCCGGGCGTGTGGCATGTACCTGAAGCACCTGAGCAGACAAGTGGAGGCCATGGAGAAACTCATCAACCTCACCGACATTCTCAAACAGGAGAAGAAGGACGAGACTCAGAAA GTGCAGATGAAGTTTCTGGTGGAGCAGATGAGGAGGCCAGACTACATGGACGCCCTGCAGAATTTCACCTCCCCCCTCAACCCTGCACACCAGCTGGGAAACATACG GCTTGAGGAGTGCAGAATCATGTCATCTGCCAAAAGACCACTGTGGCTCAACTGGGAAAACCCTGACATCATGTCCGAGCTCCTCTTTCAGAACAATGAGATCATATTCAAAAACGGAGACG ACCTGCGACAGGACATGCTAACACTTCAGATCATCAGAATCATGGAGAACATTTGGCAGAACCAGGGTCTAGACCTCAGGATGTTGCCGTACGGCTGCATGTCTTTAGGTGACTGTGTGGGGCTGATCGAGGTGGTGCGGAGCTCTCACACCATCATGCAGATCCAGTGTAAAGGTGGCTTGAAGGGGGCGCTACAGTTCAACAGCTCAACACTACACCAGTGGCTCAAAGACAAGAACAAGGGAGAGAT GTATGACCTTGCCGTTGACTTGTTTACGCGATCCTGTGCTGGGTATTGCGTGGCGACCTTCATCCTAGGCATCGGTGACAGACACAACAGTAACATAATGGTGAAGGATGATGGGCAG ctttttcacatagattttggccattttctggatCACAAGAAAAAGAAATTTGGCTACAAGCGAGAGCGAGTTCCGTTTGTCCTAACTCAAGACTTCTTGATTGTGATCAGCAAAGGGACCCAGGAGTGCACGAAGACCAGAGAGTTTGAGAG ATTTCAGGAGATGTGCTATAAGGCCTACTTGGCCATTCGTCAGCATGCCAACCTCTTCATCAACCTGTTCTCCATGATGCTGGGCTCCGGGATGCCCGAGCTGCAGTCCTTCGATGACATTGCCTACATCCGTAAAACCCTGGCCCTGGACAAGACTGAGCAGGAGGCCCTGGACTACTTCATGAAGCAAATGAACGACGCCCACCATGGCGGCTGGACCACCAAGATGGACTGGATTTTCCACACCATCCGCCAGCACGCGCTTAACTAA
- the LOC111975361 gene encoding zinc finger matrin-type protein 3 isoform X2, translating into MMALHVNNRDAYYQSADYYRNSQPLNYGDSSYYFSRLPGPESMLKPSLSLFGQQQPLFQPMPPTHTLGPPPQTLGPPPQTLGPPPQTLRPPPQTLGPPPQTLGPPPPVVVTPDPLRFPLSSLLSAKPPTHLQLVQGPPCPVPPSTAQATLSSRPQEKDAQIGATDQDATLEELCKPLYCKLCNVTLNSAQQAQAHYQGKNHSKKLRNFYAGSQQSPAIRIPEVIEPLSQQPLTTPPTDSATPKQPVSFMGASRVILATENDYCKLCDASFSSPAVAQAHYQGKNHSKRLRLAEAQQSSSILESTECVQRRARKEGSEYRFIKNRRTTQLPIAVPGTAH; encoded by the exons ATGATGGCGTTACATGTCAACAATAGAGATGCTTACTATCAGAGTGCCGATTATTACAGAAATTCTCAGCCTTTGAACTATGGGGATAGCAGCTATTATTTTTCCCGATTACCAG GACCAGAGTCTATGCTGAAGCCTTCACTGAGCCTATTTGGCCAGCAGCAGCCACTGTTCCAGCCAATGCCTCCTACACATACCCTTGGACCCCCTCCACAGACCCTTGGACCCCCTCCACAGACCCTTGGACCCCCTCCACAGACCCTCAGACCCCCTCCACAGACCCTTGGACCCCCTCCACAGACCCTCGGACCCCCTCCACCAGTAGTAGTGACCCCGGACCCCCTCCGTTTCCCCCTCTCCAGTCTTCTGTCTGCCAAACCTCCCACTCACCTCCAGCTGGTGCAGGGGCCCCCCTGCCCTGTCCCACCTTCCACTGCCCAGGCGACCCTCAGCAGCAGGCCCCAGGAGAAAGATGCTCAGATCGGGGCCACAGACCAGGACGCTACCTTGGAGGAGCTGTGTAAGCCTCTGTACTGCAAACTGTGCAACGTCACCCTCAATTCTGCTCAGCAGGCACAGGCCCACTACCAG GGTAAAAACCACAGTAAGAAGCTGAGAAATTTCTATGCAGGGAGCCAGCAGTCACCTGCCATCAGGATTCCGGAGGTAATAGAGCCACTTTCCCAGCAACCCCTCACGACTCCACCAACTGACAGTGCAACTCCCAAACAG CCGGTGTCATTCATGGGTGCCAGCAGGGTGATCTTAGCCACGGAGAACGACTACTGCAAGCTGTGTGATGCCTCGTTCAGCTCCCCTGCCGTGGCTCAGGCACACTATCAGGGCAAGAACCATTCCAAGAGACTGCGGCTGGCTGAGGCCCAGCAGAGCAGTAGCATCCT AGAGTCGACTGAGTGTGTCCAGAGGCGTGCGAGGAAAGAGGGGAGCGAGTACAGGTTTATCAAGAACCGTAGGACCACACAGTTGCCTATTGCCGTGCCAGGTACAGCACACTGA
- the pik3ca gene encoding phosphatidylinositol 4,5-bisphosphate 3-kinase catalytic subunit alpha isoform isoform X2, with protein MDPIVGLYMSTLPMLNRHKNFQSTSMANWTKVIAEAIRKKTRSMLLSPEQLKMCVQEYQGKYILKVCGCDEYLLEKFPLSQYKYVRSCIMLGRMPNLMLMAKDSLYSQLPMDNFTMPSYARRISTATPYMNGESSTKSLWTINGTLRIRVLCATYVNVNIRDIDKIYVRTGIYHGGEQMCDNVNTQRVPCSNPRWNEWLTYDMYIPDIPRAARLCLSICSVKGRKGAKEEHCPLAWGNVNLFDYTHTLVSGKMALNLWPVPHGLEDLLNPIGVTGSNPNKETPCLELEFDYFSSPVKFPDMTTVEGHANWTISRELGFNYCQSGQSNRVARDHALTDSDNEQLRQVCNRDPLSEITEQEKDFLWRHRHYCVNIPEILPKILLAVKWNSRDEVAQMYCLLKDWPAIKPEQAMELLDCNYPDPMIRDFAVRCLEKYLTDDKLSQYLIQLVQVLKYEQYLDNPLVRFLLKKALTNQRIGHFFFWHLKSEMHNKTVSQRFGLLLESYCRACGMYLKHLSRQVEAMEKLINLTDILKQEKKDETQKVQMKFLVEQMRRPDYMDALQNFTSPLNPAHQLGNIRLEECRIMSSAKRPLWLNWENPDIMSELLFQNNEIIFKNGDDLRQDMLTLQIIRIMENIWQNQGLDLRMLPYGCMSLGDCVGLIEVVRSSHTIMQIQCKGGLKGALQFNSSTLHQWLKDKNKGEMYDLAVDLFTRSCAGYCVATFILGIGDRHNSNIMVKDDGQLFHIDFGHFLDHKKKKFGYKRERVPFVLTQDFLIVISKGTQECTKTREFERFQEMCYKAYLAIRQHANLFINLFSMMLGSGMPELQSFDDIAYIRKTLALDKTEQEALDYFMKQMNDAHHGGWTTKMDWIFHTIRQHALN; from the exons ATGGACCCCATAGTCGGGCTTTATATGTCTACCCTCCCAATGTTGAATCGACACAAGAACTTCCAAAGCACATCCATGGCAAACTGGACAAAG GTGATAGCTGAGGCCATCAGGAAGAAGACCAGGAGCATGCTGTTGTCCCCTGAACAACTCAAGATGTGTGTGCAGGAGTACCAGGGCAAGTACATCCTCAAGGTGTGCGGCTGTGACGAGTACCTCCTGGAGAAAttccccctgagtcaatataag TATGTGAGGAGTTGCATCATGCTTGGCAGGATGCCCAACCTCATGCTGATGGCGAAGGATAGCCTTTATTCTCAGTTACCCATGGACAACTTCACCATGCCCTCGTACGCCCGGCGCATCTCCACCGCCACCCCGTACATGAACGGAGAGTCCTCCACCAAGTCTCTGTGGACCATCAACGGAACCCTGCGGATACGAGTGCTCTGTGCCACATATGTCAATGTGAACATTCGGGATATAGATAAG ATTTATGTGCGAACCGGCATCTACCATGGAGGGGAGCAGATGTGTGACAATGTGAACACGCAGCGTGTGCCATGCTCTAATCCCAG GTGGAACGAGTGGCTGACCTACGACATGTACATTCCCGACATCCCCCGGGCGGCCcgcctctgtctctccatctgctcTGTGAAAGGCAGGAAAGGGGCGAAGGAG GAGCACTGTCCACTGGCGTGGGGGAACGTCAACCTGTTTGACTACACTCACACCCTGGTCTCTGGTAAAATGGCTCTGAACCTGTGGCCTGTACCCCACGGCCTGGAGGACCTACTCAACCCCATCGGAGTCACAGGCTCCAACCCCAACAAG gaaactccTTGTCTAGAGCTGGAGTTTGACTACTTCAGCAGTCCTGTCAAGTTCCCAGACATGACCACCGTGGAGGGACATGCTAACTGGACCATATCCAGGGAGCTAGGTTTCAACTACTGCCAGTCAGGCCAG AGTAACAGAGTGGCGCGAGACCATGCCTTAACGGACAGTGATAACGAGCAGCTGAGACAGGTGTGCAACCGAGACCCCCTGTCTGAGATCACAGAGCAGGAGAAGGACTTCCTCTGGAGGCACAG GCACTACTGTGTAAATATACCTGAAATCCTGCCCAAGATCCTGCTGGCTGTGAAGTGGAACTCCAGAGATGAAGTAGCACAG ATGTATTGCCTTCTGAAGGATTGGCCAGCAATAAAACCAGAGCAAGCCATGGAGCTGCTGGATTGTAACTATCCAGACCCAATGATCCGTGACTTTGCTGTTCGGTGCCTTGAGAAGTACTTGACCGACGATAAACTCTCTCAGTACCTCATTCAGTTGGTCCAG GTTCTGAAATATGAGCAGTACCTTGATAACCCACTGGTACGATTTCTACTGAAAAAGGCCTTGACTAACCAAAGGATAGGACACTTCTTTTTCTGGCACTTAAA GTCCGAGATGCACAATAAGACGGTGAGTCAGCGGTTCGGCCTGCTGCTGGAGTCCTACTGCCGGGCGTGTGGCATGTACCTGAAGCACCTGAGCAGACAAGTGGAGGCCATGGAGAAACTCATCAACCTCACCGACATTCTCAAACAGGAGAAGAAGGACGAGACTCAGAAA GTGCAGATGAAGTTTCTGGTGGAGCAGATGAGGAGGCCAGACTACATGGACGCCCTGCAGAATTTCACCTCCCCCCTCAACCCTGCACACCAGCTGGGAAACATACG GCTTGAGGAGTGCAGAATCATGTCATCTGCCAAAAGACCACTGTGGCTCAACTGGGAAAACCCTGACATCATGTCCGAGCTCCTCTTTCAGAACAATGAGATCATATTCAAAAACGGAGACG ACCTGCGACAGGACATGCTAACACTTCAGATCATCAGAATCATGGAGAACATTTGGCAGAACCAGGGTCTAGACCTCAGGATGTTGCCGTACGGCTGCATGTCTTTAGGTGACTGTGTGGGGCTGATCGAGGTGGTGCGGAGCTCTCACACCATCATGCAGATCCAGTGTAAAGGTGGCTTGAAGGGGGCGCTACAGTTCAACAGCTCAACACTACACCAGTGGCTCAAAGACAAGAACAAGGGAGAGAT GTATGACCTTGCCGTTGACTTGTTTACGCGATCCTGTGCTGGGTATTGCGTGGCGACCTTCATCCTAGGCATCGGTGACAGACACAACAGTAACATAATGGTGAAGGATGATGGGCAG ctttttcacatagattttggccattttctggatCACAAGAAAAAGAAATTTGGCTACAAGCGAGAGCGAGTTCCGTTTGTCCTAACTCAAGACTTCTTGATTGTGATCAGCAAAGGGACCCAGGAGTGCACGAAGACCAGAGAGTTTGAGAG ATTTCAGGAGATGTGCTATAAGGCCTACTTGGCCATTCGTCAGCATGCCAACCTCTTCATCAACCTGTTCTCCATGATGCTGGGCTCCGGGATGCCCGAGCTGCAGTCCTTCGATGACATTGCCTACATCCGTAAAACCCTGGCCCTGGACAAGACTGAGCAGGAGGCCCTGGACTACTTCATGAAGCAAATGAACGACGCCCACCATGGCGGCTGGACCACCAAGATGGACTGGATTTTCCACACCATCCGCCAGCACGCGCTTAACTAA